The following is a genomic window from Strongyloides ratti genome assembly S_ratti_ED321, chromosome : 1.
ttaattgaatgtcactataaatgttaaaatattactttttaatatatcattagaaataattttaaattaagatacaaaaatatattatgatattttaagtaataataattgaaaaaaatttatacactAGAGATTCCTTTACGACTTAATATCGAATTTACGATTTCATACTCTTCCCAATCTAATCTTTTGTTGTGACTATAATAACCGAAATCTCTCATTTCTTGTTcctgaaaaaaatatatatttaaaaaaaaagttattatataaattaacataCTATAACATCACAcaattcattatattttggTTCATTATAAAATCCTGTACTTTTAACAtgatcaaataaaattttaaatgagtTTGGTGGTCCAGTATTACCATAATTTAATTCTAAAAGATTACattcttttttcatatatcCAACTTCttctttatcaataatatttctcCATGGTAAATtaccaataaaattttcaacagcaataaaataaatactcCAAAAATCATCTATTCTTCCAAGATCATTTCTTTTATGAGCATTTAAACTAGCATATCTAACTGTACCTCTAAAATTAGCATAATCTCTTTTTGGTATTATTGAACCATCTGTCTTACGATATTTTTTGGCTAATCCAAAATCAACaagatacattttttttttaccatcatCATTAGAATTATATAAATCTATACAAAAATTGGCTGGTTTAACATCTCTATGAATCCATCCATAATTATGAAGACCCTCCAAACataatatcatatttttcattatccATAATGTTGttaatatagaaaatttttcattaatcaTTCCTTTTcttatttcataaaaatttggTCCATACAATGGCATAaccataaaattaaaattttttgtttcaaaataatcaattaattgtattgtatcaaattttttattaatcttaTGACGTTTATGATAtattctattaatttttgcCAATGTCTCAgcttcattttttaataattgaaatTTAGAATCTTttctttctatttttattgcTATAAATTGTCCtgtataattatttgttgCCCAGTAAACTTGACCAAAACCACCAGTTGAGATAAGTGAATGaatatgatatttataatcTATTAAAGAATTTGGTTGTAACCATGAGATATCTGATATACATGAAGATTTTACCCTTAATCctttcatcttttttttaaaatattttttttttctctatattctatattttttaattgttgttatttttgaataaataaatataattttaaaaaatttattaattttcttatacatattttatttattcatcatttaatatatttaaatgttttataaaatatgaatattataatttttataattgaatgtaaaaatatattaaatattatcataatttttattgttatatatatattttttttctaatgataaaaagtaatgtatatatatattatatcacaactaatagttttatattattttttaattagcTGTGGTAAACAAGTTTCACAAAATAGGAAAGGCAATAAAAATGGTAATagagttaaaatatttacaaatgtaactgataaaaaaaatgaaaaattatataaaaagaaagaaacaataactaagaaaaaaaataaagatattttatttatgaataaaaaaataactaaaaaaaatacattaaaagatacaattagtaaaaaaaaaaagtgtaaaaATAGTGGTGATAATAATCAAGTACAAAGACAAATTaacaatgaatatatattaaatgaacTTTATACGTGTATTGAAAAAACTGATGAAGATTTAGATAAAACTTCAACTAAtgattcaaataaaaattcaaatatttttaaaagtaatattgaattattttctaataaaacaataactTTAGATAAagtattatcaaaaaaaaatagtattaaaaatgatatagataaaaaaacaaaaagtgAACATAAGAATAATTTAGTTAATGATAGTTGTATTGATAATATGGCAAAAACATCTGAACATATGATTGAAATAGAGACAGTAAATGATGTCTCAAAAGACCAGACAATTGGTAATAAAagtatacataaaaattctttaagaAGAAGACAAAAAACATATCCAACATTAGAAGATGTATTAAGTAGTGAAAGAAACACAAATGTTATAACTACagaatctttaaaaaatcataaaaaaaaattagaaaaaaatgaaaattgtaaaaatgaaaataataaaaatttcattgaTGAAAATATTCATACAAAGGAGGTTGATTATACAATGATGGATGAAtgtacaaataaaaaaagtactgTTGGTTATAAAACTTCGAGTATTAGTCAAATGACAGATGAacataaaattgaaaaaactatatattaataaatattttaaaaagaaatagcatcataattaataattatttgtatttaatatattgtataaatattatttataatataatcataatcttaatttaaataaaacattatacaacataaaaaaaaagtattttttaaaagattatttttacttttttctttcaatactttttattatctcttttcaatattaatttataatgtaaACAATAGTACatcttaatatttatttttccattaaaattttaatgatattttttttgtacttcTAAATTAGAAATCCATTAATATTGTACTTCTCAAAAattacatattattttactttacttttttatgtttcattttctagtaaaatgtcatttttaattatataattaactaaaaagtatattatatacaataatcataaatcatttttcaattttactttccattttttaaaaaatgtattatttggttataattataaaataaaaaaaaaacaaaattcaTCCTTTCATTTCATtctattatatcatttaaaataatcttaaatatattcttattattaaaataccaaaataaacaaaaaaatcttttctgATAATCTTAtgacttttttattatttctttaagctatcaaatatatatatatattgatatatcTTAATtgtgtaaatttatttttaaacattactAAGCTGAAAccataaatgaaaaattgtaatgttcactttaaataattataataaaatattaaaaaaagtttaatattatattcataaaagctatgatatttatttagttaagaaaaaaagttaattatacatgctttgtttaataatagaaaattaatattatctattattttaattatctaaaaaaaaaaatcctatatttaataattatttttctattcaTTCAAAATACATTAAGTTTAATTTCAGATAAACTCTtcttttttaagaaaaattattacacaTCAATACcatattatttatctaatattataggagtaaaatattgttgtcaatatttcaaaaaaaaaaaaaaaaacgattataatattttatttataatataaaaggaAAAAGGCGAAAGACACtttctattatattatcttttacataattagtttaatttacaaaaattgttttacaACCAAAAGAGGAgatgctttttttttgaatgcATTGTATTTATAAGaccaattatatttaaaagtataaatgtatttatttatttatttttatttcttccaTCTTCAAAAAATctatatgatatatatatatttataatacttcttttcttttaattatttcttgTTATAAGCATATGCTAACTTTATTAATGTGAAATATTGggagaaatttttattgcctatttttataaatatgtatgtatatatattatgtaaGACTTTTTGAtgatataactttatttttgctcctcattatatttttctattttactttttctattttttttttgtagtttaaaatattactctaagtcaaaatgttttaaatgtattttatgtGACATCAagtattatttctttttttttttacttaaaatcATTTGTATAACCTTTTATCATACTCATTTTGGCATTAATTGCTATTTAACATTAACCTTAATTGGTGATTTAGATgccattatatattttaaatatttttatttttaactataaatatatatagtcTTTGgcaacttttaatattataaaaataagtactTTTGTGAAgatgttattaattttaaaatacttttattaaatatattataataagcATATTTATATTAGGTATTAATTAACTTTCTATAATAGTCTTTTCATTAtactttcttttaatattattatatttcaataaatttatacttaacatattttattttctattaaagcttgatacaatttatttataaaaaaaaaaatataataaatggtttttctttacataatatttaatctttttctttcataaatttacttaatatctatcaatataaaatattatatttttatatattaaaaacttttttgttcatgtaatataatattttttttttatattcacaCATATTTTATACACATATAGCATCtatcataatttataaaaaatattagaaaattatagatacttatttataatgtaataattgtattatatttatttttaaaaaaatttattactttaaattattaaataaagaacttattatatttgattttttttttatatattttaaattaattataaattgtataaatttttttttatagataaattttcaataatatgaaaaattaattatttaattttattgtaaaaaaaattatgtgcAGTGTTAATCTTGTAGAcgaaagtttttttaaatcattacCAACAACTATTGATGGAAGGACTAAGGTAAAAAATCCTTATACTAATTTTATTGACTTTTGtaagtttaaataaatatttttttcttatattaataaaaaaaaaataaataaaatattatatttatagcATCTTGTCCCTATAACATAAAACTTCttcaattaaaaagatttccTACCGGTGAATGTAACAAACTTTGGAATTTCCTTCTCTTTCTTCTTAGTAACAAAAAAGATTATGGAAAATTACTTTATTGGTGTGGTCCATGTGGTTTATTTAGAATATCAAATATGAAAGGTTTCCTCAATTTATGgaatcttttaaaaacaaaacgtttacacaaaaaaaatgatattataaaaacaattgaattttattcaagaaagtataaatttattaaaataattggtAAACATCGCCAtggtaattatttttataaatttgatcttaaatatttaatggattatcttaacaaaaaaatttatactcaaatgattttaagagaaaatttatatttagatCCTgatgtttttcttttaaaaaatacaattaataatattgttttaaattatgaaaagtCACTTgatcaatataaaaataataatattcttttggGAGAATTGGAga
Proteins encoded in this region:
- a CDS encoding Ets domain and Winged helix-turn-helix DNA-binding domain-containing protein; translated protein: MCSVNLVDESFFKSLPTTIDGRTKVKNPYTNFIDFSSCPYNIKLLQLKRFPTGECNKLWNFLLFLLSNKKDYGKLLYWCGPCGLFRISNMKGFLNLWNLLKTKRLHKKNDIIKTIEFYSRKYKFIKIIGKHRHGNYFYKFDLKYLMDYLNKKIYTQMILRENLYLDPDVFLLKNTINNIVLNYEKSLDQYKNNNILLGELERRKNLMLNESKAILCQFISNNEGNQKKINIGLSMLCNINTLSQFINPPKGNQK
- a CDS encoding Casein kinase I, whose product is MKGLRVKSSCISDISWLQPNSLIDYKYHIHSLISTGGFGQVYWATNNYTGQFIAIKIERKDSKFQLLKNEAETLAKINRIYHKRHKINKKFDTIQLIDYFETKNFNFMVMPLYGPNFYEIRKGMINEKFSILTTLWIMKNMILCLEGLHNYGWIHRDVKPANFCIDLYNSNDDGKKKMYLVDFGLAKKYRKTDGSIIPKRDYANFRGTVRYASLNAHKRNDLGRIDDFWSIYFIAVENFIGNLPWRNIIDKEEVGYMKKECNLLELNYGNTGPPNSFKILFDHVKSTGFYNEPKYNELCDVIEQEMRDFGYYSHNKRLDWEEYEIVNSILSRKGISSV